From a region of the Xyrauchen texanus isolate HMW12.3.18 chromosome 39, RBS_HiC_50CHRs, whole genome shotgun sequence genome:
- the LOC127632730 gene encoding nuclear receptor subfamily 2 group F member 6-like isoform X1 — translation MAMVSGGWANPNGSTNGLSEKGYLRGEEDGSSPRAGNSDVEGGEEDKACVVDCVVCGDKSSGKHYGVFTCEGCKSFFKRSIRRNLNYTCRSNRECQIDQHHRNQCQYCRLKKCFRVGMRKEAVQRGRIPPSNAGISPASMVGAVGEGVGAPGISADFYNGQPVSELISQLLRADPYPSSRYGAQCGQQFQGANSSVMGIDNICELAARLLFSTIEWARNIPYFPDLPVSEQVALLRLSWSELFILNAAQSALPLHTAPLLAAAGFHSSPMAADRVVSFMDQVRMFQDQVDKLTRLQVDSAEYSCLKAIALFSPDACGLSDPAHIESLQEKAQVALTEYERMQYPGQPQRFGRLLLRLPALRAVPANLISQLFFMRLVGKTPIETLIRDMQLSGSSISWPYVPGQ, via the exons ATGGCTATGGTGAGTGGGGGATGGGCCAACCCCAACGGCAGCACTAATGGACTCAGTGAGAAAGGTTACCTGCGGGGGGAGGAGGATGGCAGCTCGCCCCGGGCAGGGAACAGTGACGTGGAAGGTGGCGAGGAGGACAAGGCCTGTGTGGTTGACTGTGTTGTGTGTGGGGACAAATCTAGTGGGAAACACTATGGCGTTTTCACCTGCGAGGGGTGTAAGAGTTTCTTTAAAAGGAGCATCAGGCGTAATCTTAACTACACATGCAG ATCAAACCGTGAGTGTCAGATCGACCAGCACCATCGTAACCAGTGTCAGTACTGTCGTCTGAAGAAGTGCTTCAGGGTCGGTATGAGGAAAGAAG CAGTTCAACGTGGACGTATCCCTCCCTCCAATGCTGGCATCAGTCCTGCCTCCATGGTTGGAGCAGTTGGGGAGGGTGTTGGAGCTCCAGGCATAAGTGCTGATTTCTATAATGGTCAGCCTGTTTCTGAACTGATCTCTCAGCTCCTAAGAGCAGACCCCTACCCCAGTAGTCGCTATGGGGCCCAGTGTGGGCAGCAGTTCCAAGGGGCCAACAGCTCCGTCATGGGCATCGACAACATCTGTGAGCTTGCAGCCCGCCTGCTCTTCAGTACTATAGAGTGGGCCAGGAACATTCCGTACTTCCCTGACTTGCCTGTGTCGGAGCAGGTGGCCCTACTGAGACTCAGCTGGAGCGAACTGTTCATCCTGAATGCAGCTCAGTCTGCTCTGCCCCTCCATACCGCCCCCCTGTTAGCAGCTGCTGGCTTTCACTCCTCCCCCATGGCTGCTGATCGCGTTGTGTCCTTCATGGACCAGGTGCGGATGTTCCAGGACCAGGTGGACAAACTGACAAGACTGCAGGTGGATTCTGCCGAATACAGCTGTCTGAAAGCCATCGCCCTCTTCTCACCGG ATGCGTGTGGGCTGTCAGACCCGGCACACATTGAGAGCCTGCAGGAGAAAGCTCAGGTGGCCCTCACGGAGTATGAGCGCATGCAGTACCCGGGTCAGCCTCAGCGCTTCGGCCGACTCCTGCTCCGACTGCCCGCCCTGAGAGCTGTGCCTGCTAACCTCATCTCTCAGCTCTTCTTTATGCGGCTGGTTGGCAAGACGCCCATTGAGACGCTTATCCGAGACATGCAGCTCTCAGGAAGCTCCATCAGCTGGCCATATGTGCCCGGGCAGTAG
- the LOC127632730 gene encoding nuclear receptor subfamily 2 group F member 6-like isoform X2, which translates to MAMVSGGWANPNGSTNGLSEKGYLRGEEDGSSPRAGNSDVEGGEEDKACVVDCVVCGDKSSGKHYGVFTCEGCKSFFKRSIRRNLNYTCRSNRECQIDQHHRNQCQYCRLKKCFRVGMRKEVQRGRIPPSNAGISPASMVGAVGEGVGAPGISADFYNGQPVSELISQLLRADPYPSSRYGAQCGQQFQGANSSVMGIDNICELAARLLFSTIEWARNIPYFPDLPVSEQVALLRLSWSELFILNAAQSALPLHTAPLLAAAGFHSSPMAADRVVSFMDQVRMFQDQVDKLTRLQVDSAEYSCLKAIALFSPDACGLSDPAHIESLQEKAQVALTEYERMQYPGQPQRFGRLLLRLPALRAVPANLISQLFFMRLVGKTPIETLIRDMQLSGSSISWPYVPGQ; encoded by the exons ATGGCTATGGTGAGTGGGGGATGGGCCAACCCCAACGGCAGCACTAATGGACTCAGTGAGAAAGGTTACCTGCGGGGGGAGGAGGATGGCAGCTCGCCCCGGGCAGGGAACAGTGACGTGGAAGGTGGCGAGGAGGACAAGGCCTGTGTGGTTGACTGTGTTGTGTGTGGGGACAAATCTAGTGGGAAACACTATGGCGTTTTCACCTGCGAGGGGTGTAAGAGTTTCTTTAAAAGGAGCATCAGGCGTAATCTTAACTACACATGCAG ATCAAACCGTGAGTGTCAGATCGACCAGCACCATCGTAACCAGTGTCAGTACTGTCGTCTGAAGAAGTGCTTCAGGGTCGGTATGAGGAAAGAAG TTCAACGTGGACGTATCCCTCCCTCCAATGCTGGCATCAGTCCTGCCTCCATGGTTGGAGCAGTTGGGGAGGGTGTTGGAGCTCCAGGCATAAGTGCTGATTTCTATAATGGTCAGCCTGTTTCTGAACTGATCTCTCAGCTCCTAAGAGCAGACCCCTACCCCAGTAGTCGCTATGGGGCCCAGTGTGGGCAGCAGTTCCAAGGGGCCAACAGCTCCGTCATGGGCATCGACAACATCTGTGAGCTTGCAGCCCGCCTGCTCTTCAGTACTATAGAGTGGGCCAGGAACATTCCGTACTTCCCTGACTTGCCTGTGTCGGAGCAGGTGGCCCTACTGAGACTCAGCTGGAGCGAACTGTTCATCCTGAATGCAGCTCAGTCTGCTCTGCCCCTCCATACCGCCCCCCTGTTAGCAGCTGCTGGCTTTCACTCCTCCCCCATGGCTGCTGATCGCGTTGTGTCCTTCATGGACCAGGTGCGGATGTTCCAGGACCAGGTGGACAAACTGACAAGACTGCAGGTGGATTCTGCCGAATACAGCTGTCTGAAAGCCATCGCCCTCTTCTCACCGG ATGCGTGTGGGCTGTCAGACCCGGCACACATTGAGAGCCTGCAGGAGAAAGCTCAGGTGGCCCTCACGGAGTATGAGCGCATGCAGTACCCGGGTCAGCCTCAGCGCTTCGGCCGACTCCTGCTCCGACTGCCCGCCCTGAGAGCTGTGCCTGCTAACCTCATCTCTCAGCTCTTCTTTATGCGGCTGGTTGGCAAGACGCCCATTGAGACGCTTATCCGAGACATGCAGCTCTCAGGAAGCTCCATCAGCTGGCCATATGTGCCCGGGCAGTAG
- the LOC127632793 gene encoding tax1-binding protein 3 produces the protein MSYIPGQPITAVVQRIEIQKLRDGDNLILGFSIGGGIDQDPSQNPFSEDKSDKGIYVTRVSKGGPAEVAGLRMGDQIMQVNGWDMTMVTHDQARKRLTKKNEDVVRLLVTRKSLEEVVRQSMMQH, from the exons ATGTCCTATATACCCGGTCAGCCTATCACAGCTGTTGTG CAACGAATTGAAATTCAAAAACTACGGGATGGTGATAACTTAATATTAGGATTCAGCATTGGAGGGGGAATTGACCAAGATCCAAGCCAGAATCCATTCTCTGAAGACAAGTCAGACAAG GGAATCTATGTCACACGTGTGTCTAAAGGTGGACCTGCAGAGGTGGCTGGTCTCAGAATGGGAGACCAAATCATGCAG GTAAATGGCTGGGACATGACCATGGTGACACATGATCAGGCACGAAAAAGACTCACCAAGAAGAATGAAGACGTGGTCAGACTTCTCGTCACTAGAAAATCCCTGGAGGAAGTAGTTAGACAGTCCATGATGCAGCACTAA